One Halomonas sp. THAF5a genomic region harbors:
- a CDS encoding TetR/AcrR family transcriptional regulator — protein MSRPSQYDRHTALDQAMQLFWRQGFHATSLKDIERALDMRPGSIYSHFGSKEKLFRESLERYTRLGLAELERALAEGPTPLRALADYLRGLGTLYDQALPSRACMLVKSLLELDEREAAAREHVNTLLAGMEARFHQALETARRQGELPDDLDTRRLARRLQADVMGLRAFAQRDVDRQAVEELAEDMARALESLGTSGHRDSPTAERAAEHSG, from the coding sequence ATGTCTCGCCCCAGCCAGTACGACCGTCACACCGCGCTGGACCAGGCCATGCAGCTGTTCTGGCGCCAGGGATTCCATGCCACCTCGCTCAAGGACATAGAGCGCGCCCTCGACATGCGCCCGGGCAGCATCTATAGCCACTTCGGCAGCAAGGAGAAGCTGTTTCGCGAATCGCTGGAGCGCTATACGCGGTTGGGGCTTGCCGAGCTGGAGCGGGCATTGGCCGAGGGCCCCACGCCGCTGCGAGCCCTGGCCGACTACCTGCGTGGCCTCGGCACGCTCTACGACCAGGCCTTGCCCAGCCGAGCCTGCATGCTGGTGAAGAGCCTGCTGGAACTCGATGAGCGCGAGGCGGCGGCGCGCGAGCACGTCAATACCCTGCTGGCCGGCATGGAGGCGCGCTTCCACCAGGCCCTGGAAACGGCCCGCCGGCAAGGCGAGTTGCCCGATGACCTCGATACCCGGCGCCTCGCCCGCCGCCTTCAGGCCGACGTCATGGGGCTGCGGGCCTTCGCCCAGCGCGATGTCGACAGGCAGGCCGTCGAAGAGCTCGCGGAGGACATGGCCCGCGCCCTCGAGTCCCTCGGCACCTCTGGCCATCGCGACTCCCCCACCGCTGAACGGGCAGCAGAACACTCTGGGTAA
- a CDS encoding carboxymuconolactone decarboxylase family protein, with amino-acid sequence MSDFSLHTPETAPAESQPLLENSQKSFGMIPGLHAVMAEAPTLLEGYQVLHDLFQRTSFDADEITVVWQTINVEHACHYCVPAHTAIAKSMKVDDAITEALRNETPLPSDRLEALRTFTLAMVRERGEVDQATVQRFLDAGFTRQQVLEIVLGLAQKVMSNYTNHLAETPVDAPFQPFAWEKAKG; translated from the coding sequence ATGAGCGATTTTTCCCTGCATACCCCTGAGACGGCCCCGGCCGAGAGCCAACCGCTGCTGGAGAACTCCCAGAAGAGCTTCGGCATGATCCCCGGGCTGCACGCCGTGATGGCCGAGGCGCCGACGCTGCTGGAGGGCTATCAGGTTCTCCACGATCTCTTCCAGCGCACCAGCTTTGATGCCGACGAGATCACGGTGGTTTGGCAGACGATCAACGTCGAGCATGCCTGCCATTACTGCGTGCCGGCCCATACCGCCATCGCCAAGTCGATGAAGGTCGATGACGCGATCACCGAGGCCCTGCGCAACGAGACGCCGCTGCCCAGCGATCGTCTCGAGGCGCTGCGGACCTTTACCCTGGCGATGGTTCGAGAGCGCGGCGAGGTGGATCAGGCCACCGTGCAGCGTTTCCTCGACGCCGGCTTCACCCGCCAGCAGGTGCTGGAGATCGTCCTGGGGCTCGCCCAGAAGGTGATGAGCAACTACACCAACCATCTGGCCGAGACGCCGGTCGATGCGCCCTTCCAACCCTTCGCCTGGGAAAAGGCCAAGGGGTAA